In the genome of Candidatus Omnitrophota bacterium, the window GAAATATAGCATCGCCATTGCCGGCAGTCACGGCAAGACAACGACGACTTCCATGGTCAGCCAGATACTCTCCTCGGCGGGATACGATCCCACGATGGTTATAGGAGGGAGATTCAAGAACATAGCCACAGGCGGTTATAAGGGAAGCGGTGATCTGCTCGTGGCCGAAGCCGACGAGTCGGACGCTTCTTTTCTCAAACTCCTCCCCACGGTTGTGGCCGTGACGAACATAGACGACGATCACATGAATTTTTACGGCAGCATGGACAACCTGAAGCAGACCTTTGTGGATTTTATAAACAGTATACCTTTTTACGGCATGGCTTTTCTCTGCATAGACGACGCCAATATAGCCGAGATCCTGCCGCAGTTGAGGAAACGCTATTTTACTTACGGTTTCTCGCCGTCCGCCGATTACCGCATAAAGATCACGGGCATGGAATATTTTAACACCTCGTATTCCGTCACTTACAGGGGGAAAAACATGGGTTCTCTGATTGTTCCTGCCCCGGGGATGCACAATGTGCTGAATTCCTCGGCGGCCGCCTGCGTTTGTCTCAATCTCGGCATAAGCATGCCGAAGATCAGAAAGGGCCTTAAGGCCTATATGGGTGTTTCCAGAAGGTTTGATGTCAAGGGGATAAAAAAAGGCATTATGGTGATAGATGATTACGCACATCATCCCACCGCGATAGCCATGACGGTTAAAACGGCGCGTGAGATATGGCCGGAAAGAAGAATAGTGGTGCTTTTTCAGCCGCACAGGTATACAAGAACGAAGGAGCAGGCCTGGCAGCTCGGAAGATCTT includes:
- a CDS encoding UDP-N-acetylmuramate--L-alanine ligase, with amino-acid sequence MSQSVKNIHFVGIGGSGMSGIAEVLAGMGYAISGSDLASSPVTRHLEDLGCVVRIGHRASNVAGTQVVVISSAVTPDNVEVLTAVKNKIPVIQRAEMLAELMRLKYSIAIAGSHGKTTTTSMVSQILSSAGYDPTMVIGGRFKNIATGGYKGSGDLLVAEADESDASFLKLLPTVVAVTNIDDDHMNFYGSMDNLKQTFVDFINSIPFYGMAFLCIDDANIAEILPQLRKRYFTYGFSPSADYRIKITGMEYFNTSYSVTYRGKNMGSLIVPAPGMHNVLNSSAAACVCLNLGISMPKIRKGLKAYMGVSRRFDVKGIKKGIMVIDDYAHHPTAIAMTVKTAREIWPERRIVVLFQPHRYTRTKEQAWQLGRSFSRADAVCLLPIYSAGEKKIPGITSQLIWENIPRTIRKRMFASLNEASEIIPSMLGKNDIFITIGAGDVYKAGEAVLEKLN